A single region of the Lotus japonicus ecotype B-129 chromosome 4, LjGifu_v1.2 genome encodes:
- the LOC130715406 gene encoding uncharacterized protein LOC130715406, which produces MNSSSASSSRSRTMSASGKARCQCGLTLIIYTAGTRENPDRRFLRCRRWQFPDSCGFFFWIDEPLMGRNAAQGRHAQVESDAMSLNSEIGNGPVTSVHVLPDLNKKINKLKKKLEVERFQKKIACLFTVLAMMVAVWSLCIRKG; this is translated from the exons ATGAATTCTTCATCCGCTTCGTCCTCCCGTTCCAGGACAATGTCTGCAAGTGGAAAGGCCAGGTGTCAATGTGGTCTCACTCTCATCATCTACACAGCTGGTACTCGAGAAAACCCAGATAGGAGATTTTTGAGGTGCAGAAGATGGCAA TTTCCAGATTCTTGTGGTTTCTTTTTCTGGATTGATGAACCACTTATGGGAAGAAATGCAGCTCAGGGAAGGCATGCTCAAGTTGAAAGTGATGCAATGAGTTTAAATTCTGAGATTGGTAATGGTCCTGTCACCTCTGTGCATGTTCTTCCTGATTTGAATAAAAAGATTAACAAACTCAAGAAGAAGCTTGAAGTTGAGAGattccagaagaagattgcatGCTTGTTCACTGTCCTTGCAATGATGGTAGCAGTGTGGAGTTTATGTATTAGAAAGGGTTGA
- the LOC130715405 gene encoding uncharacterized protein LOC130715405, with product MFIWLLWSCRMVFTLIVRHGGLFGTAPYLHYFGGGRTELLDQDEDIWSYFDTVAIVKGMGYKEFKLWWVTAEDAERHVFRDYKTDADALEFAKYASTLGQGLLFVENLSQEQPSVGNVPTIAMLPSVPTVSAQNNKVPAQNNKVSAQMNKVLPTKMKCVRRSSRIQAVVTRAKYLGKPSLVVLSDDDEMEVELPVNVNTSPDNNVPQVDVAPENISPENDNVPGTEQVPEVDVVVGPENISPDNNVPEVIDGDGENSDSDVSVQRERLQDSDEERDLGHEDVLDNTSFAEAEALLNEHIKQMLSSRSEEGMGLAFGDESDSEGGYESEDLESVPTDSEVEDVPRRRFPKFVKEKMGQDFKFSLGMDFSSLLQFKDALHDHFVTNGREFEYMKNDSIRCRVKCRSKGCPFVILCSKVGNKETFRIKTLVGEHNCARVFDNKSATVRWVKLKLLNKVSTMNKISTNEIVDDFRINHGTGITRYRAWKGKQLAIQEVEGAIEMQYTLLWRFSNELRKRAAGNTCKINFESPRSTLFPRFSRFYMCLDGCKRGFLAGCRPFIGLDGCHLKTKHRGILLAAVARDANEQYFPLAFGVVESETKDSWMWFMELLMDDIDPERSRRWVFISDQQKGLMEVFKEDMLHGSEHRLCVRHLYANMKTKFGGGVLLRDLMMGAAKATYEAAWKEKMLLIKDANESAYQWLMEKPTSSWCRHAFSLYSRCDVVMNNLSEAFNAAIMLARDKPILTMMEWIRTYVMGRFPQMMEKLHKHHGQIMPRPLKRILHEVDHIKNWIPRVVGAQKYEVRHTITLERHVLSLKDKSCTCRFWELNGFPCRHAASALTFNGNDPKQFVDDCYKREAYNATYENYVTPLPGPNQWIVTPHDPVCILPPMYKRSAGRPKKLRRRDPYENDPNPTKLQRGGATWKCSRCKQYGHNKRGCKNPVPEEQSEIVPEVDEAVPGETQATTAQDDGVQPSTAQDDGVQPTTAQKKPKNKGFKKCSRCKQYGHYKTRCKNIPELIVMPQPRSLPGIVIREPVNPNVTASLPLNSGKMKEKVVEDPRSVDENWHKIYAGTHGGATTSYVMTGNQGGASTSGSVLQVQMEIETSSTVERVATEIPEATRDQVIEDGETLPTQCSVVLDTAMGEST from the exons ATGTTTATTTGGCTTCTCTGGAGTTGCAGGATGGTGTTTACACTGATTGTTCGTCATGGTGGTTTGTTTGGGACCGCCCCTTACCTGCATTACTTTGGTGGTGGTCGAACTGAGCTTCTTGATCAAGATGAAGACATATGGTCCTACTTTGACACTGTAGCCATTGTGAAAGGGATGGGATACAAGGAGTTTAAGTTATGGTGGGTCACTGCTGAGGATGCTGAACGACATGTCTTCAGGGATTACAAAACTGATGCTGATGCTCTTGAATTTGCTAAATATGCGAGCACACTTGGTCAAGGTTTGTTGTTTGTAGAAAATCTATCACAAGAGCAACCTAGTGTTGGCAATGTTCCCACTATTGCCATGCTTCCCTCTGTTCCCACTGTTTCAGCACAAAACAACAAGGTACCAGCACAAAATAACAAGGTTTCAGCACAAATGAATAAGGTCCTACCAACAAAGATGAAATGTGTGAGAAGGTCCAGTCGTATACAAGCTGTGGTGACTAGAGCAAAATATTTGGGCAAGCCTTCCTTAGTGGTTCTCTCTGACGATGATGAGATGGAAGTTGAGCTGCCTGTGAATGTCAACACTAGTCCTGACAACAATGTTCCTCAGGTAGATGTTGCTCCTGAGAACATAAGTCCTGAAAATGACAATGTTCCTGGTACAGAGCAGGTCCCTGAGGTAGATGTTGTTGTTGGTCCTGAGAACATAAGCCCTGACAACAATGTTCCTGAAGTTATTGATGGAGATGGGGAAAATTCTGACAGTGATGTTTCTGTGCAAAGAGAAAGGCTTCAGGATAGTGATGAAGAAAGAGACTTAGGGCATGAAGATGTATTGGACAACACATCTTTTGCTGAGGCAGAGGCTCTTTTGAATGAGCATATCAAACAGATGCTTAGTAGTAGAAGTGAAGAAGGTATGGGTCTAGCTTTTGGGGATGAATCAGATTCTGAAGGAGGTTATGAGAGTGAGGATCTAGAGAGTGTGCCAACTGATTCTGAGGTGGAAGATGTTCCTAGAAGAAGGTTCCCTAAGTTTGTTAAGGAAAAAATGGGCCaagatttcaaattcagccttgGAATGGACTTTTCATCACTACTACAGTTCAAAGATGCTCTACATGATCACTTTGTTACTAATGGCAGAGAATTCGAATACATGAAAAATGATAGCATAAGGTGTAGGGTAAAGTGCAGAAGTAAGGGGTGTCCATTTGTCATCTTATGCAGCAAGGTTGGCAATAAAGAGACTTTCAGAATCAAAACTCTAGTTGGAGAGCACAATTGTGCAAGAGTGTTTGATAATAAGTCAGCTACAGTGAGGTGGGTGAAGCTCAAGCTGTTGAATAAAGTGAGTACAATGAATAAAATCAGCACAAATGAAATAGTAGATGACTTCAGAATTAACCATGGCACTGGTATAACCAGATACAGAGCATGGAAGGGTAAGCAGCTGGCAATTCAAGAGGTTGAGGGAGCCATTGAAATGCAGTATACCCTTCTATGGAGATTTAGCAATGAATTGCGGAAGAGGGCTGCAGGAAACAcatgtaaaattaattttgaatcacCAAGAAGCACTTTGTTTCCTAGATTCAGCAGATTTTACATGTGCTTGGATGGTTGTAAGAGAGGGTTTCTAGCTGGGTGTAGGCCATTCATTGGCTTGGATGGATGCCATCTGAAGACTAAACATAGAGGAATCTTGTTGGCTGCAGTTGCTAGAGATGCCAATGAGCAGTACTTCCCACTAGCCTTTGGTGTGGTTGAGTCTGAAACAAAAGATAGTTGGATGTGGTTTATGGAGCTATTGATGGATGACATTGACCCTGAAAGATCAAGAAGATGGGTCTTTATCTCAGATCAACaaaag GGTTTGATGGAGGTTTTCAAAGAAGATATGCTACATGGTAGTGAACATAGACTATGTGTGAGACATCTCTATGCAAATATGAAAACTAAATTTGGAGGTGGTGTGCTTTTAAGAGATCTGATGATGGGTGCTGCCAAGGCTACATATGAAGCTGCCTGGAAAGAAAAGATGCTTCTGATAAAGGATGCCAATGAAAGTGCTTATCAGTGGTTGATGGAGAAGCCAACTTCAAGCTGGTGCAGACATGCATTTAGCCTTTACTCAAGATGTGATGTGGTCATGAACAACCTCTCTGAGGCTTTCAATGCAGCAATTATGTTGGCTAGGGACAAGCCTATTTTAACTATGATGGAGTGGATTAGGACCTATGTAATGGGAAGGTTTCCACAGATGATGGAGAAGCTGCACAAGCATCATGGACAGATCATGCCTAGGCCATTGAAGAGGATATTACATGAGGTTGATCACATTAAGAATTGGATCCCTAGGGTTGTTGGTGCTCAAAAGTATGAGGTTCGACATACTATCACTTTGGAGAGACATGTACTAAGCTTGAAGGATAAGAGCTGTACCTGCAGATTCTGGGAACTTAATGGCTTTCCTTGTAGACATGCTGCATCTGCACTTACTTTCAATGGCAATGATCCTAAACAATTTGTAGATGATTGCTACAAGAGGGAAGCCTACAATGCAACATATGAAAATTATGTGACTCCATTACCTGGCCCTAACCAGTGGATTGTCACCCCTCATGATCCTGTGTGCATTCTACCACCCATGTATAAGAGAAGTGCAGGGAGGCCAAAGAAATTGCGGAGGAGAGACCCATATGAAAATGATCCTAACCCAACTAAATTACAGAGGGGGGGTGCAACTTGGAAGTGTAGTAGGTGCAAGCAATATGGGCACAACAAGAGAGGATGTAAGAACCCTGTTCCAGAAGAGCAATCTGAAATTGTACCAGAAGTTGATGAAGCTGTACCAGGTGAAACACAAGCTACAACTGCACAAGATGATGGAGTACAACCTTCAACTGCACAAGATGATGGAGTTCAACCTACAACTGCTCAGAAGAAACCAAAG AACAAGGGATTTAAAAAATGCAGTAGATGCAAGCAGTATGGACATTATAAAACAAGATGCAAGAACATCCCAGAGTTAATTGTAATGCCTCAGCCCCGCTCTCTTCCTGGGATTGTTATAAGGGAGCCTGTCAATCCTAATGTCACTGCCTCACTCCCTCTTAATTCTGGAAAAATG AAAGAAAAGGTAGTGGAAGATCCAAGATCTGTGGATGAAAATTGGCATAAGATCTATGCAGGGACTCATGGAGGAGCTACTACTTCATATGTCATGACTGGGAATCAGGGAGGAGCATCCACTTCTGGTTCTGTCCTTCAAGTTCAGATGGAGATTGAGACTTCCAGTACTGTTGAGAGGGTTGCAACTGAGATTCCAGAAGCCACAAGAGACCAAGTTATTGAAGATGGAGAAACTTTACCAACACAGTGCAGTGTTGTCCTTGACACAGCAATGGGGGAATCAACTTGA
- the LOC130709868 gene encoding guard cell S-type anion channel SLAC1, translating to MEKKPTTLNSFQTHFVDIHETLPEGDEERIIKEENEVEEQLNKATKFRETKRGNRSLNRQVSLETGFSVLNRERKGRDERKTLTRSGTSLGSAHRIGLEGQKGDFSIFKTKSTLSKQNSLLPRKEKDLDSQRINGSGVDDDESVNTSVPAGRYFAALRGPELDEVKESEDILLPKDETWPFLLRFPIGCFGICLGLSSQAVLWRAMATSPATKFLHVTPAINFFLWFLALAVLIAVSITYILKCIFYFEAVRREYFHPVRINFFFAPWVICMFLAIAAPPKLAPEKLHPSIWCVFMAPYFALELKIYGQWLSGGKRRLCQVANPSNHLSVSGNFVGAILASKVGWKEPAKFFWAVGFAHYLVVFVTLYQRLPTNVSLPKELHPVYSMFIAAPSAACLAWGSIYGEFDGLSRTCYFIALFLYASLVVRINFFTGFRFSVAWWSYTFPMTTVSVATIKYAEQVPCVISQGLALVLAFMSTTMVCVLFVSTLLHAFVWHTLFPNDLAIAITKRRHGSREKKPLKKAYDIKRWTKRALGKNNPVNKDTSEE from the exons ATGGAGAAGAAACCCACCACTTTAAACTCTTTCCAAACTCATTTTGTGGACATACATGAAACCTTACCTGAAGGAGACGAAGAGAGGATAATAAAGGAGGAGAATGAAGTGGAGGAGCAGTTGAATAAAGCCACCAAATTTCGAGAAACGAAAAGAGGTAATAGAAGTTTGAACAGGCAAGTTTCACTTGAGACAGGATTTTCGGTTCTGAACAGAGAAAGGAAAGGCAGAGATGAGAGGAAGACTCTGACCagaagtgggacaagcttgggTTCTGCACATAGGATTGGTTTGGAAGGACAGAAAGGAGATTTCAGCATCTTCAAGACGAAATCCACTCTCAGCAAGCAGAACTCTCTGTtgccaagaaaagagaaagatttGGATTCCCAGAGGATCAATGGCTCTGGGGTGGATGATGATGAGTCTGTTAATACAAGTGTTCCAGCTGGTAGGTACTTTGCTGCTCTTAGAGGACCTGAGTTAGACGAAGTCAAG GAATCCGAGGATATTCTTCTGCCCAAAGATGAAACATGGCCTTTTCTCCTTCGGTTTCCCATAGGATGCTTTGGTATCTGTCTTGGTCTAAGCAGCCAAGCGGTTCTGTGGCGAGCCATGGCAACAAGCCCCGCCACAAAATTCCTCCATGTCACCCCAGCAATCAATTTCTTCCTCTGGTTTTTAGCCTTAGCAGTGCTAATCGCAGTTTCCATCACCTACATTCTCAAATGCATATTCTACTTTGAAGCAGTGAGAAGAGAGTACTTTCACCCAGTTCGTATCAACTTCTTCTTCGCCCCATGGGTTATCTGCATGTTCTTGGCCATCGCCGCACCTCCGAAACTAGCCCCGGAAAAACTTCACCCTTCCATTTGGTGCGTTTTCATGGCACCTTACTTTGCTCTCGAACTCAAAATCTATGGCCAGTGGCTTTCTGGAGGCAAGAGGCGTCTGTGTCAGGTTGCAAATCCCTCTAACCATCTTTCTGTGTCTGGAAACTTTGTCGGCGCAATCTTGGCTTCAAAAGTGGGTTGGAAGGAACCTGCAAAGTTCTTTTGGGCTGTTGGTTTTGCACATTACCTGGTTGTGTTTGTGACTCTGTATCAGAGGTTGCCAACAAATGTGTCACTCCCCAAGGAGCTTCACCCTGTGTACTCCATGTTCATTGCTGCACCCTCAGCGGCATGTCTTGCTTGGGGGAGTATCTATGGTGAATTTGATGGCTTGTCCAGAACTTGCTACTTCATCGCCTTGTTTCTCTATGCTTCGCTTGTCGTTCGGATCAATTTCTTCACTGGTTTCAG GTTTTCAGTTGCTTGGTGGTCTTACACGTTTCCTATGACAACCGTGTCTGTGGCAACCATCAAGTATGCAGAGCAGGTTCCTTGCGTTATAAGTCAAGGCCTTGCTCTTGTGCTTGCATTTATGTCAACAACGATGGTGTGTGTTTTGTTTGTGTCGACTCTGCTTCATGCTTTCGTTTGGCACACTTTGTTTCCAAATGATCTTGCTATTGCAATAACTAAGAGGAGGCATGGTAGCAGAGAGAAGAAGCCTTTGAAGAAGGCCTATGACATAAAGCGCTGGACAAAGAGAGCTCTGGGCAAGAACAACCCAGTGAATAAGGATACCAGTGAAGAGTGA